A genomic window from Synechococcus sp. WH 8016 includes:
- a CDS encoding Coq4 family protein: MPRTRELLRSIKNLRILREIASTEGGLHGVGDLIDNFLDSEAMQVSIARFKALPGGAEMMEQRFPAFQPNIETLELLPEGTLGRAYAGMIRRLNYDADFFRPRDTSTEALWLTQRIATTHDIHHVIAGLNTQAQGESAVLAITATQIGFPAYVLLNLLASFKAFRFQPAEHEAISRAIAHGQRVGLQAKPLVLQRWEEGWEKPLSEWREDLAIPMATGETFNSNYA; encoded by the coding sequence ATGCCACGAACCAGAGAACTGCTGCGCTCCATTAAAAATTTGCGCATCCTGCGCGAGATTGCATCCACCGAGGGAGGGCTCCATGGAGTGGGAGACCTCATCGACAACTTCCTCGACAGTGAAGCGATGCAGGTTTCCATCGCACGTTTTAAGGCGTTGCCGGGCGGTGCCGAGATGATGGAGCAACGCTTCCCAGCCTTTCAACCAAACATTGAGACGCTGGAGTTGCTTCCGGAAGGAACACTGGGGCGGGCCTATGCGGGAATGATTCGCCGCTTGAATTACGACGCCGACTTTTTCCGACCCCGAGACACCAGCACAGAAGCGCTCTGGCTCACCCAACGCATCGCCACCACCCATGACATTCATCACGTGATCGCCGGGCTCAACACCCAAGCGCAGGGGGAATCAGCCGTGTTAGCGATCACCGCCACTCAAATTGGCTTCCCCGCCTACGTGCTTCTCAATCTTTTGGCCAGTTTTAAGGCCTTCCGGTTTCAACCAGCAGAACACGAAGCGATTAGTCGAGCCATTGCACACGGACAGCGCGTCGGCCTACAGGCCAAGCCCCTCGTGTTGCAGCGTTGGGAGGAAGGCTGGGAGAAACCATTGAGCGAATGGAGGGAGGACCTCGCCATCCCGATGGCCACAGGCGAGACTTTCAACTCGAACTACGCGTAA